In a single window of the Zea mays cultivar B73 chromosome 5, Zm-B73-REFERENCE-NAM-5.0, whole genome shotgun sequence genome:
- the LOC100501831 gene encoding uncharacterized protein LOC100501831, which produces MVKDGGVKKVAVAAPAPAPEEATPTGLTATPTLTVQLLAPEAREKCYKKTVGEEATFLEIAKDYFNQFKEVPAQKHWICFKSYFDQKRGSVFGNRKQKIDPAVKDETPEVVKPAAAAVESH; this is translated from the exons ATGGTGAAGGACGGCGGCGTGAAGAAGGTGGCGgtggcggcgccggcgccggcgccggaggAAGCGACGCCAACCGGCCTGACCGCGACGCCGACCCTCACCGTGCAGCTGCTGGCACCGGAGGcgcgggagaagtgctacaagaaGACGGTGGGGGAGGAGGCGACGTTCCTGGAGATCGCCAAGGACTACTTCAACCAGTTCAAGGAGGTACCCGCGCAAAAGCACTGGATCTGCTTCAAGAGCTACTTCGACCAGAAGCGCGGCTCG GTGTTCGGCAACCGCAAGCAGAAGATCGACCCTGCGGTCAAGGATGAGACTCCGGAGGTGGTGaagcccgcagcagcagcagttgaaTCTCACTGA
- the LOC100381473 gene encoding uncharacterized protein isoform X1, with protein MASSVSGNYPRFKVILGSSSPARREILADMGYEFTVMSADIDERAIRREEPEQLVKALAEAKAEAIKQKLQGDSAPVTDGDQPARLLITSDQVMVSKGVIRERPRSAEEAREFINGYSGDRAFAVNFVLVTDLSTGTTRGGWDVPEIRFQHIPDEFIDQVGDMTCVAGGLKLTHPSVQPFVKELVGTVDSVRGLPRELTEKLIRESLQGK; from the exons ATGGCCTCCTCCGTCTCCGGCAACTACCCGCGTTTCAAG GTCATACTCGGATCGTCGTCGCCGGCACGCCGCGAGATCTTGGCCGACATGGGATACGAGTTCACCGTCATG AGCGCCGACATAGACGAGAGGGCGATCCGGAGGGAGGAACCAGAGCAGCTGGTCAAGGCCTTGGCTGAAGCCAAG GCTGAGGCCATCAAGCAGAAGCTTCAGGGCGACTCTGCTCCGGTCACAGACGGAGACCAACCTGCCCGTCTGCTGATCACCTCAGACCAG GTTATGGTGAGCAAAGGGGTGATACGGGAGAGGCCACGGAGTGCAGAAGAAGCCAGGGAATTCATCAATG GGTACTCGGGCGATCGAGCGTTCGCAGTTAACTTCGTTCTTGTCACCGACCTGAGCACCGGGACTACAAGAGGAGGATGGGACGTACCTGAG ATCAGGTTTCAGCACATACCGGACGAGTTCATCGACCAAGTG GGCGACATGACCTGCGTGGCCGGCGGGCTTAAGCTGACACATCCGTCAGTACAGCCATTCGTCAAAGAACTG GTGGGCACGGTGGATAGCGTCCGAGGTCTTCCGAGGGAGCTCACCGAGAAGTTGATTCGAGAATCGCTGCAAGGAAAGTGA
- the LOC100381473 gene encoding uncharacterized protein isoform X2: MASSVSGNYPRFKSADIDERAIRREEPEQLVKALAEAKAEAIKQKLQGDSAPVTDGDQPARLLITSDQVMVSKGVIRERPRSAEEAREFINGYSGDRAFAVNFVLVTDLSTGTTRGGWDVPEIRFQHIPDEFIDQVVNQGDMTCVAGGLKLTHPSVQPFVKELVGTVDSVRGLPRELTEKLIRESLQGK; the protein is encoded by the exons ATGGCCTCCTCCGTCTCCGGCAACTACCCGCGTTTCAAG AGCGCCGACATAGACGAGAGGGCGATCCGGAGGGAGGAACCAGAGCAGCTGGTCAAGGCCTTGGCTGAAGCCAAG GCTGAGGCCATCAAGCAGAAGCTTCAGGGCGACTCTGCTCCGGTCACAGACGGAGACCAACCTGCCCGTCTGCTGATCACCTCAGACCAG GTTATGGTGAGCAAAGGGGTGATACGGGAGAGGCCACGGAGTGCAGAAGAAGCCAGGGAATTCATCAATG GGTACTCGGGCGATCGAGCGTTCGCAGTTAACTTCGTTCTTGTCACCGACCTGAGCACCGGGACTACAAGAGGAGGATGGGACGTACCTGAG ATCAGGTTTCAGCACATACCGGACGAGTTCATCGACCAAGTG GTTAATCAGGGCGACATGACCTGCGTGGCCGGCGGGCTTAAGCTGACACATCCGTCAGTACAGCCATTCGTCAAAGAACTG GTGGGCACGGTGGATAGCGTCCGAGGTCTTCCGAGGGAGCTCACCGAGAAGTTGATTCGAGAATCGCTGCAAGGAAAGTGA
- the LOC100381473 gene encoding uncharacterized protein LOC100381473 encodes MASSVSGNYPRFKVILGSSSPARREILADMGYEFTVMSADIDERAIRREEPEQLVKALAEAKAEAIKQKLQGDSAPVTDGDQPARLLITSDQVMVSKGVIRERPRSAEEAREFINGYSGDRAFAVNFVLVTDLSTGTTRGGWDVPEIRFQHIPDEFIDQVVNQGDMTCVAGGLKLTHPSVQPFVKELVGTVDSVRGLPRELTEKLIRESLQGK; translated from the exons ATGGCCTCCTCCGTCTCCGGCAACTACCCGCGTTTCAAG GTCATACTCGGATCGTCGTCGCCGGCACGCCGCGAGATCTTGGCCGACATGGGATACGAGTTCACCGTCATG AGCGCCGACATAGACGAGAGGGCGATCCGGAGGGAGGAACCAGAGCAGCTGGTCAAGGCCTTGGCTGAAGCCAAG GCTGAGGCCATCAAGCAGAAGCTTCAGGGCGACTCTGCTCCGGTCACAGACGGAGACCAACCTGCCCGTCTGCTGATCACCTCAGACCAG GTTATGGTGAGCAAAGGGGTGATACGGGAGAGGCCACGGAGTGCAGAAGAAGCCAGGGAATTCATCAATG GGTACTCGGGCGATCGAGCGTTCGCAGTTAACTTCGTTCTTGTCACCGACCTGAGCACCGGGACTACAAGAGGAGGATGGGACGTACCTGAG ATCAGGTTTCAGCACATACCGGACGAGTTCATCGACCAAGTG GTTAATCAGGGCGACATGACCTGCGTGGCCGGCGGGCTTAAGCTGACACATCCGTCAGTACAGCCATTCGTCAAAGAACTG GTGGGCACGGTGGATAGCGTCCGAGGTCTTCCGAGGGAGCTCACCGAGAAGTTGATTCGAGAATCGCTGCAAGGAAAGTGA